The following proteins are co-located in the Billgrantia tianxiuensis genome:
- a CDS encoding E22 family MetX-like putative esterase, which produces MHDSIESSTTLARCHSRNARHLAGIALAMLLPLACASAVAWDGLVEKQVFEMDAYTTVSGETIAPLRVGWEAYGTLNEEKDNVILITHFFSGTSHAAGRYAEDDEAPGYWDAIIGPGKPLDTDEYYVIASDTLVNLNAHAPNVTTTGPATTNPDTGEPWGTDFPLVTIRDFVEVQKALLESQGIERLHAVMGASMGALQAYEWASAYPEQVERLIPVIGGGVADPWLLATLSAWAAPIRLDANWNGGDYYDGEPPLDGLRESLKLVTLNANHWQWANETFDRSWADKDADPTRELEARYAIEQTLDGIAASRAELADANHLLYLVKANQAFLTGHGESLEEGLARIEAPTLILYSESDLVFAPEGVRQTAELIEAGGTEVETVTLEGKRGHLDGVVAIDQAGERIRDFLAE; this is translated from the coding sequence ATGCATGACAGCATCGAATCTTCGACCACGTTGGCTCGCTGCCATTCCCGCAACGCCCGCCACCTGGCCGGCATCGCCCTGGCCATGCTCCTGCCGCTCGCCTGCGCCTCGGCAGTGGCCTGGGATGGGCTGGTGGAAAAGCAGGTCTTCGAAATGGACGCCTACACTACCGTCAGCGGCGAGACCATTGCCCCGCTCCGTGTCGGCTGGGAGGCCTACGGCACGCTCAACGAGGAGAAGGACAACGTCATCCTGATCACCCACTTCTTCTCCGGTACCAGCCATGCCGCCGGCCGTTACGCCGAGGACGACGAAGCGCCCGGCTACTGGGATGCCATCATCGGTCCCGGCAAGCCGCTGGATACCGATGAGTACTATGTCATCGCCTCGGATACGCTGGTCAACCTCAACGCTCATGCCCCCAACGTGACCACCACCGGCCCGGCTACCACCAATCCCGACACCGGCGAGCCCTGGGGAACGGACTTTCCCCTGGTCACCATCCGCGATTTCGTGGAAGTTCAGAAAGCCCTGCTCGAGAGCCAGGGTATCGAACGGCTGCACGCCGTGATGGGCGCCTCGATGGGCGCACTACAGGCCTACGAATGGGCCAGCGCCTATCCCGAGCAGGTCGAACGACTGATCCCGGTGATCGGCGGCGGTGTTGCCGACCCCTGGCTGCTCGCCACCCTCAGCGCCTGGGCCGCCCCCATCCGCCTGGACGCCAACTGGAACGGGGGCGACTACTATGATGGCGAGCCACCGTTGGACGGCCTGCGCGAGTCGCTCAAGCTCGTTACCCTCAACGCCAACCACTGGCAGTGGGCCAACGAAACCTTCGATCGCAGCTGGGCCGACAAGGACGCCGACCCGACCCGCGAACTCGAGGCGCGCTATGCCATCGAGCAGACCTTGGACGGTATCGCCGCCTCCCGCGCCGAACTGGCCGATGCCAACCACCTGCTCTACCTGGTCAAGGCCAACCAGGCGTTCCTCACCGGGCATGGCGAAAGCCTCGAGGAGGGCCTGGCTCGCATCGAGGCACCCACCCTGATTCTCTACAGCGAGAGCGACCTGGTCTTTGCCCCGGAAGGCGTGCGCCAGACCGCCGAGCTGATCGAAGCCGGTGGCACCGAGGTGGAGACCGTAACGCTCGAGGGCAAGCGCGGCCACCTGGACGGTGTGGTTGCCATCGACCAGGCCGGCGAACGCATCCGCGACTTCCTCGCTGAGTGA
- a CDS encoding retropepsin-like aspartic protease family protein gives MRREGGSVRRAGMGMMLLFWAAFIGLGSWWFHGFLEAQRNPNAHLVNAVSGADEPIVLERNRSGHFVATGRINGEPIEFLLDTGATYVAVPLGFAERLGLERAGSAWFNTANGRVRGDLTWLDEVSLGGFSATEVRGSISPGLEGEVALLGMSFLNRFDIEIRDSRMVLRPAGQP, from the coding sequence ATGAGGCGAGAGGGCGGTTCGGTACGGCGTGCCGGAATGGGCATGATGCTGCTGTTCTGGGCAGCGTTCATCGGTTTGGGCAGTTGGTGGTTTCACGGTTTCCTGGAAGCCCAGCGCAATCCCAATGCGCACCTGGTCAATGCCGTGAGCGGAGCGGACGAACCGATCGTGCTCGAGCGCAACCGTTCGGGACACTTCGTCGCCACCGGACGCATCAACGGCGAGCCGATCGAGTTCCTGCTCGATACTGGCGCCACTTACGTGGCCGTACCCCTCGGATTCGCTGAGCGACTGGGGTTGGAGCGTGCGGGCTCGGCCTGGTTCAACACCGCCAACGGGCGCGTGCGTGGCGACCTAACCTGGCTCGACGAGGTCAGCCTGGGAGGCTTCTCCGCCACCGAGGTGCGCGGTTCCATCAGCCCGGGGCTCGAAGGCGAGGTGGCACTGCTGGGCATGAGCTTCCTCAACCGGTTCGACATCGAGATCCGCGATTCCCGTATGGTGCTGCGCCCGGCGGGACAGCCGTGA
- a CDS encoding YihY/virulence factor BrkB family protein, with the protein MAKLWRGRKAEAPHQIPGPGWLDVVWRVKQQAADDRVNMLAAGIAFYALLSLFPAIGAVISLWALVFDPAEITAQIGELSRFMPPGGARLINEQAREVSENTDTGLSLTALVGLVVAMFVASKGVRGLLVGLNVVYGEEEQRGLLHRMLVVAALTIGLIVMSLAATVFVAIYPLVVGWLLLDGPLVTLITWLRWPALLLMMMFVIAVLYRFGPYRSSPRWEWVSVGTVVATLLWLLGSGGLSLYVSQFANMDELYGSLGAVVVLMLWFWLSSFVVLLGAEINAEMERQTRRDTTVGAPRPMGERGAYAADTLGPKRPWQRDER; encoded by the coding sequence ATGGCGAAATTGTGGCGAGGCAGGAAAGCCGAAGCCCCCCACCAGATACCCGGGCCGGGATGGCTGGACGTGGTCTGGCGAGTCAAGCAGCAGGCTGCCGATGACCGCGTCAACATGTTGGCGGCAGGCATCGCCTTCTACGCGCTGCTGTCGCTGTTTCCCGCCATTGGGGCGGTCATCTCGCTATGGGCGCTGGTCTTCGATCCCGCGGAAATCACTGCCCAGATCGGTGAACTCAGCCGCTTCATGCCCCCCGGTGGCGCACGCTTGATCAACGAGCAGGCCCGGGAGGTTAGCGAGAACACCGACACCGGCCTCAGTCTGACGGCCCTGGTTGGCCTGGTGGTGGCGATGTTCGTGGCTTCGAAGGGGGTACGCGGGCTGCTGGTGGGTCTCAATGTGGTCTATGGCGAGGAAGAGCAGCGCGGTCTGCTGCATCGCATGCTGGTGGTGGCGGCGCTTACCATTGGGCTGATCGTAATGTCGCTGGCGGCCACCGTGTTCGTGGCGATCTATCCGCTAGTCGTCGGCTGGCTCCTCCTGGATGGTCCGCTCGTCACCTTGATCACCTGGCTGCGCTGGCCGGCCCTGCTACTGATGATGATGTTCGTGATTGCCGTGCTCTATCGCTTCGGGCCCTACCGGAGTTCGCCGCGCTGGGAGTGGGTCAGCGTGGGTACCGTGGTGGCGACGCTACTCTGGCTGCTTGGCTCGGGCGGGCTATCGCTCTACGTGAGCCAGTTCGCCAACATGGACGAACTGTACGGCTCGCTGGGTGCGGTGGTGGTACTGATGTTGTGGTTCTGGCTCTCCTCGTTCGTCGTATTGCTCGGCGCCGAGATCAACGCTGAAATGGAGCGACAGACCCGCCGCGACACCACGGTAGGCGCGCCTCGCCCCATGGGCGAGCGGGGCGCCTATGCGGCGGATACGCTGGGACCGAAACGTCCCTGGCAACGCGACGAACGATAG
- a CDS encoding methyl-accepting chemotaxis protein gives MINLSGRRRFTSQRLVLYAVLAAQGHPGALDTARDALKLFRDAHLALIEGKNGHPGVFCEELHDAYFGALDGDRIIAEFLALAERVLNALEAGGDVQIWLDELIRSTTPLLAVLNQLTQVYEELSQRHSIVLRCQARELLGTITSIARQARIVSFNAQIVASSAGQAGRAFAVIATELSGITGEIDKLAQEALGNAAS, from the coding sequence TAGTTCTCTATGCCGTGCTGGCCGCCCAGGGGCATCCGGGAGCGCTGGATACGGCGCGCGATGCACTAAAATTGTTCCGCGACGCGCATCTTGCCCTTATCGAAGGCAAGAATGGACATCCCGGTGTCTTCTGCGAGGAGTTGCACGATGCCTATTTCGGCGCCTTGGATGGCGATCGCATCATCGCTGAGTTCTTGGCTCTGGCCGAGCGCGTGCTGAACGCTCTCGAAGCTGGCGGTGACGTGCAGATCTGGCTCGATGAGCTGATTCGCTCGACCACGCCGCTGCTTGCGGTGCTCAACCAACTGACCCAGGTTTACGAGGAACTCTCTCAGCGCCATTCCATAGTTCTACGGTGCCAGGCGCGTGAGCTGCTCGGCACTATCACCTCCATTGCGCGCCAGGCGCGTATCGTCTCCTTCAATGCGCAGATCGTCGCCTCGAGTGCCGGTCAGGCCGGCCGAGCGTTCGCGGTGATTGCGACCGAGTTGTCCGGGATTACGGGCGAGATCGACAAGTTGGCCCAAGAGGCGCTGGGCAATGCCGCGTCCTGA